In Trichlorobacter lovleyi, the DNA window CCAGGGGCGCCCATGAACGTGCCAGCAGGTCAAGGCTGGTGATAACGCCGACTCCGGCAGGCACAAACAGCAGCGGCAGATAACGGTGCAGAAGACCGGCTACGTTTTCAAGCTCCGGGGACATGGTGCCCCGCAGCATCAGTCCGCTGAAGAGGATAACCATACCGATCACCGGGCCGGGTACCGGCAGCCTGGCTGCCTTGGCAATGATTTCACCCGCCAGTTGGCACAGCAGAATTATGGTCAGATGGCCGAGCATAGCTGTTTCCTTTCAAATCAAAAGTTGATCCGCCAACTCACGCCAGCAGCATCAATCCAATCACACCATGGGCAACCAGCCTGGCATCCTGATTGGTGATCTCCACCCTGACACTGGCGGTTCTGCGCCCCAGATGCAGCAGCTCCGAGCGGGCCGTCAGGGTGTCGCCGAGGGCTGCCGGGCGGATGTAGGTGACGTTCAGGCTGGTGGTGGTGCAGGCAGTGCCGGAAGGGAGCAGCGGACGGGGGAAGAAGGCGGCCGTATCCACCAGGGTGGCCAGCAGGCCGCCATGGGCACCCCCCAAGTAGTTGCGGTGCAGCTCGCTGACCGTTACCTGCATGATGGCGTGGCGGTCGCCGATCTCATGCAGCTGTATGCCAAGGGTCTGAAGGAAGGGAATCCGGTTGCCCGATTCCAGTGTGGCAGGTTCTATGGCCATGGCTGCACCTCTGTCCTGATCGCTCTACGTCGAGGCTATCATAGCCTGTCGGCGGTCTCTTGCAACAGGATATTCTGGTCTCGGGGCAGGTTTGTGACGCTTGCTGCCTCAGCAGGAGATTCCCGTTGACTGGGAATTGGAAACATCATACTGTAATTAACACTATGATGTGGTTAACACCAAAGGTGCGGAAAGGGACAACGATGATGTCAGCAACACTCTATGGGATGACAGCAGTGGCGCTGCTGCTGTCATGGTGGTTTGACCGGGAGAAGACCCATCGGGCGCTGAAGATCGGGGCCAAGTCGCTACATGTATTGCTGCCGAAGATCCTGGGGATGATTGCCCTGGTGGGACTGGTGCTGGCCCTGGTGCCACCCGGGCTGATAACCAAGCTGTTCAGCTTCCGTGGCATCGGCGGCTTTGTGCTGGTTGCCGCCATCGGCGCAATCATCACCATGCCGGCCCCGATCGCCTTTCCGCTGGTCGGGTCTCTGCTCAGGCTGGGCGCGGCTCCGGCCACCCTGGCTACCTTTGTGACCACCCTGACCATGGTGGGCATCATCACCGCGCCGATTGAGATCTCCTATTTCGGCAGACGTTTCACCCTGATCCGCCAGAGTTTAAGCTTTGTCACCGCGGTTATTATCGGGCTGTTGATGGGGGTATTCCTGTAATGAAAACGCATCTTGCAAGCTATCGTCTCTTTCTGGCCGTGCTGGGTATCAACCTGCTGCTGCTGCTCTGGCAGCCGGCCCTGGCCCGCCACTCGGCAGTCAACTCCCTCAGCTTCCTGCTGGAGGTACTCTCGATCGTGCCGCCGGTCATGATCTTGATGGGACTGCTGGATGTCTGGGTGCCCCGCAGGCTGGTGGAGGCCCATCTGGGACCCGATGCCGGACTGCTTGGCGCCGGGGTTGCCGTCCTGTTGGGAACGGCTGCGGCCGGACCGCTCTACGCCGCCTTTCCGGTTGCCATCTCGCTTCAGAAAAAGGGGGCGCGGCTGGCCAATATCGTTATCTTTCTGGGAACCTGGGCCACCATCAAGATCCCGATGATCATGATGGAAAGCAGCTTCATCGGGCTGCGTTTTGCCCTGCTGCGGCTGCTGTTCACCATCCCCTGCATCCTGCTGGCCGGATACCTGATGGAGCGGGTGATTCCCCTTGAGAGTCTGCCGGACAACACGGACAACGCAGCCAAGGCCTGATGGGCCAGAAAGGAGAACAGGGATGCCACCCAAACGCAAACAGCAGTATCGCCATATACCGGCCTTTATCCTGCTGGCGCTGGCTGAAGGGCCAATCCACGGCGGTGCGATCCATACGGTCCTGACTGAACGGATGCCGCTTTATAAGCCTGACACCAGCGTAATCTACCGTACCCTCCAGCAACTGGAGCAGGATGGCGAGGTGGTTTCGGAGTGGGATACCAGCAAGAGCGGACCGGCCAGGAAACGCTACCAGCTGACCGGTGCCGGCTGGAAGAAGCTTGAGTATTGGCGTGAAGATATCGAGATGCGGATTGCGAACCTGCAGTATTTTCTGACCACCTATCAGGCCATGGTGAAAGGCTGAGACATTTTTAGCTGGTTGGTTGTAAATTGTGTATCCCGCCGGCAATTCTGCCGATACAAGTACTGTGACGATTTTTGGGGGGATCTGCAGATGGAACTCACCGCCCTGCTGAAACAGTACAATCTGCCGCTTACCAGCAATGAGCGGGCACTGGTCAATGGCCTGAAAAGCAACAGCAGCTCACGTCCGGACGAGTATTACGAGCAGCAGCTGAAGCGGCTGGCTGATGCACGGGAGGCCCTGAAACGGCTGCCGGACAAGAAAACATCCGACCGCCAGAAAAAATCGGAAAAGATCAAGATGCTGAAGGAACGTCTGAAGATGCTGAAACAGATGATCCCGTTCATGAGCCCTTCGGCAGCCAAATCATTGAAGGCGGAACTGAAGCAGATCGCCTCCCAGATCGCCTCGCTCAAGGATGATGGCGGCAGTGGCGGTGCCCAGTTCAGTGGCGGCTCCGATTCAGCAGCCGGCTCGACGGTTGCGGCAACAGGTGCTGCAGGCACGAGCGCGGAAGCTGACACCGCCGCCGCTGAAACCACGCTGGCGAGCAGTGCTGCGGAGGGCGTGGAGAACACGGAAGCAGGTGAAAAAACAGCTGAAGCAGCGGGTGAGTCAAAGGATACGGAGACCACCAACGCAGCCACCAGCTATCAGGAACAGGCCAACCAGAGCAAGGCGGAAAGTGCTGCCAACCGAGCGGAAAAGGAAGAACTGGAGAAGCTGAAACAGCTTTACCAGGCAGTGAAAAACATGCTTGAGCGCAAGCTGCAGAGGCCGGATGACCCCGGTACCCAGGCGGCCTTGCAGATACAGGCCTACCAGGCCGCGTCCGAGGTCCTCAGCAGCGGGGCGGTCAGTGTTAAGGGCTGAGCATCCTGCCGGCAGGTGCGGTATCAAACAAAACGTTGCTTGACGAAAGGCGGTTGGAGGGGTATGACTCCCTGCATGCAAACCATCACCACAGATATGCAGGCTGTCGTCGTAGTCGTCACCTTGTGACGGCTCGAAGCTGCCTGTCTGCATAACAGAACACGGAGCGCGGGCCACCCCCCGCGCTCTTTTCGTTTCTGCCGGATAGCAGGTACAGACAAGGGGACGGGGGACGCCTTCCCGGCCTTGTACAGGTCCTACTTGAAAGGAGAAACCACCATGCAGATCAAACCGGAAATCCTGACCCTCAACCTCCCCTTTAGCGTACCGTTGCCAACCGGCCCGATTGACCGGTCGGTCAATGTGGTCCTCATCTGCAGCGAGATGCTCACCCTGATCGACAGCGGTACCGCTGGTGCTGAAACCAGGATATTCGATTACCTCCGTTCCATCGGCAGGCAGCCGGAAGAGTTGTCGCTGCTGCTTTTGACCCACAGCCACCCGGACCATATCGGTGCCGCCCGGGCAGTTGTTGCTGCCAGCGGTTGTCAGGTGGCAGCCCATGCCGCGGAACGGGCCTGGATAGAAGATGTTGAGCTGCAGGTCAGGGAGCGCCCGGTGCCCGGTTTTCATGCGCTGGTGGGCGGTGCGGTGCCGGTTGACCGGATACTGGTTGAGGCTGAACGCGTTGCTGTGGGCGGGGGGGCGGGTCTGGAGGTGCTGCACACCCCCGGCCATTCGCGGGGATCGCTGTCGTTCTGGTACCCGGAAGAGGGGCTGCTGATAACCGGCGATGCACTGCCGGTGCCGGATGAGATGCCGATATTCGACAGCCTGCATGACTCGCTGGCGTCGCTAAAACGGCTGCAGGCGCTGCCGGCCGAACAGCTGATCTCGGCTTGGGAACCTCCGTTGAGCGGTGCTGCTATCGGCCAACGGTTTGAGGCCAGTCATGACTGGCTGATGAAAATCAAAGCGAGTGTCGACAGGGTTGCCGGCAACAATCGGGATAAAGCCCCGATGACGCTGTGTGCAGAGGTGGTTGCGGCACTGGGGCTGCCGCCCTTTGCGGTTAATCCGCTTGTGGCGCGTTCACTTGTCTCATGTCTGGCATGACACCGTCCCCGGTCCGGCCGGGCCGGTACCGACAATGGTGATATCAGCGTCACAGGATTGCATCGGATGCTCCTCGGGGGACCGTGGTGCCGGTGGTCCCTTAGCAGGCCGTTGCGGCCTGCACGGTTTCAGGGTGGTTCGGCAGGCGTACCGTAATGAAGGTGCCTCCCTCCTCGGAGGTTGTCATGGCGATATCACCCTGATGGGTGCGTGCGGCCAGCAGGGCGGAATAGGTGCCCAGCCCGGTACCCTTTTGCTTGCCGTGGGTGACGTAGCGGTCAAAGAAGCTGGCGCGGATCTCCGTTGGTACTGCGCCCTGGTTATGAATCGTGATGCTGCTCCAGTGTGCATCCTGCTCGCAGGAGACGGTAATGACCTCCCCCGGCGGAGAGGCCTCTATGGCATTGCTGATCAGGTTTGAGAGCATGGTGTAGCAGAGCAGTTCTTCGCAGGTCACCATGAACAGGTCGTCTGCGCCGGCCGGGACCCCCTTGACCAGGCAGGTCAGCTCCAGCTGTTTCTGCTTCAACTGTTGTTCTGACCCTCTGGCGATCTCGTTAATCAGTTGCAGCAGATTGCAGCTGGTTGTTGTCAGCGTATAGGTGCCCTGCTCCATTTTGTAGAGCGACAGGGATGAGTCGATAATGTTCAGGATCCGGTAGCCGCAGGTCTTGATCATCTGTATCAGCTCAGTCTGCTCCGGGCTCAGGTTTGCATCCATAAGCAGAATTTCCGGGATGCCGATCACGGGATTAAGCGGCGTTTTCAGGTCGTGGTGCGTGATAAGCTCGATATCGTCACGCATTTTTGCCACCTGGACCTGGTCCGTAATGTCGCGGACAATCCCCACCGCCAGCAGCGCAGTACCGCGTTGATCATGCCGGGGGCGGTTGAACTCAACCTGCAGGTGATGGACGCTCCCATCGCCCTGAATGATCCTGTGGCTGAACTTCAAGGGCTGTTTTTCCTGCAGGTAGGTGGCGGTTACCTGCTGCACGGCAGGCATATCGTCAGGGTGCACCCGTTCAAAGATCCGCTCCAGGCAGGCGCTGGTCTGCTGCTTGTCGTAGTCAAACAGGGCATACATCTCGTCCGACCACCACATGCTGTTATCGCGCAGGTTCCATTCCCAGCTTCCCATATGGGCCAGCCGCTGGGCCAGCAACAACGATTCCTCTTTCTGGCGCAGCGTCTCTTCACTCTGTTTCAGTTCCCGGAACAGCAGGCTGTAGGGTTGCCTCAGGGCGGTTTCAATGATGGCCTTGTACATGAAACCGAAGGAGAGGATCTTGAAGATATGGCCGACAAAATTAAAAACGCCGTAGAGATGGGTATAGACCGTAAAGAACAGCTCGGTAACAATGGTGCAGGCGATTGACAAGGACAGTAATTGCAACACATTCGGTTCAAAGCGGTCTTTTTCTCGATGCAGCAGCACAAGTGCAACCAGCAGAATCAGATCAATAACGTATTCGCTTATACGCTTGAAGGGTGTCAGTCCCTGGCCGGTCACAAAGCAGTCTGGAAAGTTACGGGCCCAGAAGATTGACCAGAGCGCAAGCACTGAAACCGCGCCCGCAAGCAGAAACACCCCGGTGATCTGCAGGCGCCGCCGGAAAAAGAGCGGGGCGGTCAGCAACGCGATGCTCTCCATGTAGCGTGCAACCAGCCAGAGCTGAGGGGCCAGGTTGTTGTGATCAAAGCTTGTGAAGATACCCGTGCCGCGGTAGGCCAGGGTATGCAGGGTGTCGAAAAAGGCGACAAACAGGTAGGTAATGCCGATAAAGAGCAGGTAGTTGTTGTTGTAGAAGGCCCGTGAGTTCCAGGCGATCATGAAGATGCCGCAGGCAATGACAATGCTGAACAGTTCTGCAAAGCTGTGAAATACCAGATACTCGCGCTGCGCAATCAGATACAGCAGGAAGGTGAAGACGCAGAACAGTGCGCCTTTCAAGATCAGACCAGGGGAAGTACGGCCGGACGTATCATACATAGCTGAGTGCCTCGCGCTGCTTTCAGGTGCTGGTCGTCTGTACTGTAGCAATGTGAGTATAGCCGAAAAAACAGACTGTTCAATGCAAGACGTGCCCAGGGCGGGGCGGCGCTGTTGGAATGTGGTACTGCGTTGGATGTTACGTGGAAAGATTAACGGGTTTGGCTGCCGGAGCGGCTCAGGAAGAACATCCTGCGCCAGTTATGAGGTCCCTTCAGGTCATGCGTGCTGACCCCGCCGACCTGAAGCACAAGAAAAACAAAATAAGGTTGCCTTATCTCTCTGCATTCACTTTGCCGACAGCAAAACCGGTAGCGAGTAACTGCTTACTATGTCTAGTACAGCTTATTCGTTAAGCAAGCTGCTGAATTGTTCCGGGTCAGTTCGATTTTTTGCCTGATTTTTCCTGACAGTTGCGGTACCGTAGCGCCGCGCTGCAAGCAGCCCGGTTCAGCACCGGGCAATCCACCGCGCCGGGAGAAACGATGCAGACCATTGAAGCCCTTATTGCCGCCTTATCCAATTTTGTCTGGGGACCGCCGATATTGGCGCTGCTGGTCGGTACCGGGCTCTATCTGACCATTGTCCTGCGGGGTGTGCAGTTCCGCGCACTGCCCCATGCCTTCCGGTTGATCTGGCACAAGGAACATGCCGGTGACGGCGATATCAGCCACTTCGCCGCCCTGATGACCGCCCTGGCGGCAACGGTGGGGATCGGCAATATTGTTGGTGTGGCAACCGCCATTTCCCTGGGGGGCCCGGGGGCGGTGTTCTGGATGTGGATGACCGGTCTGGTGGGGATGGCAACCAAGTATGCCGAGGCGGTGCTGGCGGTCAAGTACCGTGAAAAAGGGCCCCACGGCATGCGGGGCGGCCCGATGTACTATCTGGCAAAGGGGGCCAACCTGCCCAGGCTGGGCTGGCTGTTTGCCGTCTTCACCGCCCTGGCCACCTTCGGCATCGGCAACATGACCCAGGCCAATGCCGTGGCCACGATCTTCAAATCCACCTTTAATGTCGAGACCTGGATCACCGGTCTGGTGCTGATGCTGATGACCGGCCTGGTGATTCTGGGCGGTATCAAGTCCATTGGCAAGGCTACCTCGATCCTGGTGCCGTTCATGATCCTCGGCTATACCATCGGCGGCCTGGTGGTGCTGGCCTTGAATCTGGACAAGATCCCCCATGCCCTTGGGCTGATCTTCCAGCAGGCCTTCAGCACTGCCGCTGCTGGCGGCGGTTTTGCCGGTTCCACCATTGCGGCAGCCATGCGGTTCGGTATTGCCCGGGGTGTCTTCTCCAACGAATCCGGCATGGGATCGGCCCCGATAGCGGCAGCGGCGGCCCGCACCCATGATCCGGTCAAGCAGGCCCTGGTCAGCATGACCCAGACCTTTATTGATACCCTGGTGGTCTGCAGCATGACCGCGCTGGT includes these proteins:
- a CDS encoding permease — translated: MMSATLYGMTAVALLLSWWFDREKTHRALKIGAKSLHVLLPKILGMIALVGLVLALVPPGLITKLFSFRGIGGFVLVAAIGAIITMPAPIAFPLVGSLLRLGAAPATLATFVTTLTMVGIITAPIEISYFGRRFTLIRQSLSFVTAVIIGLLMGVFL
- a CDS encoding MASE3 domain-containing protein; the protein is MYDTSGRTSPGLILKGALFCVFTFLLYLIAQREYLVFHSFAELFSIVIACGIFMIAWNSRAFYNNNYLLFIGITYLFVAFFDTLHTLAYRGTGIFTSFDHNNLAPQLWLVARYMESIALLTAPLFFRRRLQITGVFLLAGAVSVLALWSIFWARNFPDCFVTGQGLTPFKRISEYVIDLILLVALVLLHREKDRFEPNVLQLLSLSIACTIVTELFFTVYTHLYGVFNFVGHIFKILSFGFMYKAIIETALRQPYSLLFRELKQSEETLRQKEESLLLAQRLAHMGSWEWNLRDNSMWWSDEMYALFDYDKQQTSACLERIFERVHPDDMPAVQQVTATYLQEKQPLKFSHRIIQGDGSVHHLQVEFNRPRHDQRGTALLAVGIVRDITDQVQVAKMRDDIELITHHDLKTPLNPVIGIPEILLMDANLSPEQTELIQMIKTCGYRILNIIDSSLSLYKMEQGTYTLTTTSCNLLQLINEIARGSEQQLKQKQLELTCLVKGVPAGADDLFMVTCEELLCYTMLSNLISNAIEASPPGEVITVSCEQDAHWSSITIHNQGAVPTEIRASFFDRYVTHGKQKGTGLGTYSALLAARTHQGDIAMTTSEEGGTFITVRLPNHPETVQAATAC
- a CDS encoding CidA/LrgA family protein — encoded protein: MLGHLTIILLCQLAGEIIAKAARLPVPGPVIGMVILFSGLMLRGTMSPELENVAGLLHRYLPLLFVPAGVGVITSLDLLARSWAPLAGAIIIGTGVTIAVTGLVMQLANRRARPDQQEAPHEQ
- a CDS encoding MBL fold metallo-hydrolase, producing the protein MQIKPEILTLNLPFSVPLPTGPIDRSVNVVLICSEMLTLIDSGTAGAETRIFDYLRSIGRQPEELSLLLLTHSHPDHIGAARAVVAASGCQVAAHAAERAWIEDVELQVRERPVPGFHALVGGAVPVDRILVEAERVAVGGGAGLEVLHTPGHSRGSLSFWYPEEGLLITGDALPVPDEMPIFDSLHDSLASLKRLQALPAEQLISAWEPPLSGAAIGQRFEASHDWLMKIKASVDRVAGNNRDKAPMTLCAEVVAALGLPPFAVNPLVARSLVSCLA
- a CDS encoding alanine/glycine:cation symporter family protein, which codes for MQTIEALIAALSNFVWGPPILALLVGTGLYLTIVLRGVQFRALPHAFRLIWHKEHAGDGDISHFAALMTALAATVGIGNIVGVATAISLGGPGAVFWMWMTGLVGMATKYAEAVLAVKYREKGPHGMRGGPMYYLAKGANLPRLGWLFAVFTALATFGIGNMTQANAVATIFKSTFNVETWITGLVLMLMTGLVILGGIKSIGKATSILVPFMILGYTIGGLVVLALNLDKIPHALGLIFQQAFSTAAAGGGFAGSTIAAAMRFGIARGVFSNESGMGSAPIAAAAARTHDPVKQALVSMTQTFIDTLVVCSMTALVILTGSAWLEKVPAGQLTSVSFGATLGQPGVMLVAVATALFAGSTLIGWNYYGEKAIEYLLGPKSIKPYRVVFVCVVLLGSMMKLDFVWNFSDLMNGMMIIPNTIGLLLLSRVVKEETARYFKWNS
- a CDS encoding permease; the protein is MKTHLASYRLFLAVLGINLLLLLWQPALARHSAVNSLSFLLEVLSIVPPVMILMGLLDVWVPRRLVEAHLGPDAGLLGAGVAVLLGTAAAGPLYAAFPVAISLQKKGARLANIVIFLGTWATIKIPMIMMESSFIGLRFALLRLLFTIPCILLAGYLMERVIPLESLPDNTDNAAKA
- a CDS encoding PaaI family thioesterase, coding for MAIEPATLESGNRIPFLQTLGIQLHEIGDRHAIMQVTVSELHRNYLGGAHGGLLATLVDTAAFFPRPLLPSGTACTTTSLNVTYIRPAALGDTLTARSELLHLGRRTASVRVEITNQDARLVAHGVIGLMLLA
- a CDS encoding PadR family transcriptional regulator; translated protein: MPPKRKQQYRHIPAFILLALAEGPIHGGAIHTVLTERMPLYKPDTSVIYRTLQQLEQDGEVVSEWDTSKSGPARKRYQLTGAGWKKLEYWREDIEMRIANLQYFLTTYQAMVKG